One Sanguibacter sp. HDW7 DNA window includes the following coding sequences:
- a CDS encoding aminodeoxychorismate/anthranilate synthase component II — MTRILVVDNYDSFVYTIVGYLDQLGARTTVVRNDAVQDAATWDYDGVLVSPGPGTPAEAGASLDVIRTCAARALPMLGVCLGHQALGEAFGATVTHAPELMHGRTSQVEHEDRGVLEGLPHPFTATRYHSLAVIPSTVPSELEVTARTANGIIMGLQHRELPLHGVQFHPESVLTEGGHRLFANWLALTGLDGAVERSAGLAPLVRR, encoded by the coding sequence GTGACGCGCATCCTCGTCGTCGACAACTACGACTCGTTCGTCTACACGATCGTCGGCTACCTCGACCAGCTCGGCGCTCGGACGACCGTCGTGCGCAACGACGCCGTCCAGGACGCTGCCACCTGGGACTATGACGGTGTGCTCGTCTCGCCCGGCCCGGGGACCCCCGCCGAGGCCGGCGCGAGCCTCGACGTCATCCGTACGTGCGCCGCGCGCGCCCTGCCGATGCTCGGCGTGTGCCTCGGTCACCAGGCGCTCGGCGAGGCCTTCGGCGCGACCGTCACGCATGCGCCCGAGCTCATGCACGGCCGCACGAGCCAGGTCGAGCACGAGGACCGGGGCGTGCTCGAGGGCCTCCCGCACCCGTTCACCGCGACGCGCTACCACTCGCTCGCGGTCATCCCCTCGACGGTTCCGAGCGAGCTCGAGGTCACCGCGCGCACTGCGAACGGCATCATCATGGGGCTCCAGCACCGCGAGCTGCCCCTCCACGGCGTGCAGTTCCACCCCGAGTCCGTGCTCACCGAGGGCGGCCACCGGCTCTTCGCCAACTGGCTCGCGCTCACGGGGCTGGACGGGGCCGTCGAGCGCTCTGCCGGGCTCGCGCCGCTCGTGCGGCGCTGA
- a CDS encoding DUF881 domain-containing protein: MRTTDAATRRVRRAPVVVMLVLALAGLMFTSSARLARSQGERHPENLAQLIEVEEKRVQDVQSDLDSLDEQLSRIAPVTGPDVDEDAYRRDAIAAGAVPVAGPGLRVALDDAPPQPVGSEIAADALVVHQQDLEAVINALWAGGAEAMTLQGQRVLTTTAFRCVGNVLSLHGRVYSPPYVVEAVGDPVALRASLDASPEIATYREWVAAVGLGLDVSAPDTLELPGRTVATLEQATLPKGVDPLP; this comes from the coding sequence ATGAGGACCACCGACGCCGCCACGCGCCGCGTCCGGCGAGCCCCCGTCGTCGTCATGCTCGTCCTCGCGCTCGCCGGGCTCATGTTCACGTCGTCGGCCCGGCTCGCCCGCAGCCAGGGGGAACGCCATCCCGAGAACCTCGCGCAGCTCATCGAGGTCGAGGAGAAGCGCGTGCAGGACGTCCAGAGCGACCTCGACTCCCTCGACGAGCAGCTCTCACGCATCGCACCCGTCACCGGGCCCGACGTCGACGAGGACGCCTATCGCCGGGACGCCATCGCCGCCGGTGCGGTCCCCGTCGCCGGCCCCGGCCTGCGCGTCGCGCTCGACGACGCCCCGCCGCAGCCCGTCGGCTCGGAGATCGCCGCCGACGCCCTCGTCGTCCACCAGCAGGACCTCGAGGCCGTCATCAACGCGCTGTGGGCCGGGGGAGCGGAGGCCATGACGCTCCAGGGACAGCGCGTCCTCACGACCACCGCGTTCCGCTGCGTCGGCAACGTCCTGTCCCTCCACGGACGCGTCTACTCCCCGCCGTACGTCGTCGAGGCGGTCGGCGACCCCGTCGCCCTGCGAGCGTCGCTCGACGCGTCGCCCGAGATCGCGACGTACCGCGAGTGGGTCGCCGCGGTCGGCCTCGGCCTCGACGTCAGCGCACCCGACACGCTCGAGCTGCCCGGCCGGACCGTCGCGACGCTCGAGCAGGCGACGCTGCCCAAGGGCGTCGACCCGCTCCCCTGA
- a CDS encoding serine/threonine-protein kinase — translation MRPKAGLVLGNRYRLVRQIAVGGMGEVWVAHDQSLARDVAAKVLKEEYAGNEDFLERLRTEARNAAGLSHENIAQLFDYGEQDGSGYLILELVVGEPMSDLLEREPVLPLRRLLPILSQAARGLHAAHVGGVVHRDVKPGNILLEHGVTVKITDFGVSLGANQVPMTAAGMVMGTAQYLSPEQAIGRAATGASDIYALGIVAYESLVGHRPFTGATAVDIAVAHVNEAVPPLPATVHKGLGTLVMQMLEKDPEKRPRSAAALALRLDELGRLAELDPLGHLTERVARHGVSGSAAPSGASSGSATSTVSPSSASSGVPASAPPVSAPVPGGVMPPSFAPRTRRELHARPSGPAPVVPDVADGTAARAAAPLVVPASAATRAMLHRRPEAPAPRTAIELPDAGGASSRALAGAVPSTHAADRQGGAAPSVAARPVPALPSPPVSPERPARPVPPVPLPETSVTLGWEPGGTSGVPRPLGGARWTPTGSTSPSVRRSTSARPVPAPPAASRRTTGLRLGSLSWPLVGLVVLVVIIVVASILSGAAGPAAAALLVVAGPLSGPAGTSLRTDDKIAVAARAARGRRAVPPTKKDD, via the coding sequence ATGAGGCCGAAGGCGGGGCTCGTCCTCGGGAACAGGTACCGGCTCGTGCGGCAGATCGCGGTCGGCGGCATGGGTGAGGTCTGGGTCGCGCACGACCAGTCCCTCGCGCGCGACGTCGCGGCGAAGGTCCTCAAGGAGGAGTACGCGGGCAACGAGGACTTCCTCGAGCGCCTGCGCACCGAGGCGCGCAACGCGGCGGGCCTCAGCCACGAGAACATCGCGCAGCTCTTCGACTACGGGGAGCAGGACGGCTCGGGCTATCTCATCCTCGAGCTCGTCGTGGGCGAGCCCATGAGCGACCTCCTCGAGCGTGAGCCTGTGCTCCCCCTGCGACGACTGCTGCCGATCCTGTCGCAGGCCGCGCGCGGTCTGCACGCCGCGCACGTCGGCGGTGTCGTCCACCGTGACGTCAAGCCGGGCAACATCCTGCTCGAGCACGGTGTCACGGTGAAGATCACGGACTTCGGCGTCTCGCTCGGCGCCAACCAGGTGCCGATGACGGCCGCGGGCATGGTCATGGGCACCGCGCAGTACCTCTCTCCCGAGCAGGCGATCGGCCGCGCGGCGACGGGCGCGTCGGACATCTATGCGCTCGGCATCGTCGCGTACGAGTCGCTCGTGGGGCACCGACCCTTCACGGGTGCGACGGCGGTCGACATCGCTGTCGCGCACGTCAACGAGGCGGTCCCACCGCTGCCGGCGACGGTCCACAAGGGTCTGGGCACGCTCGTCATGCAGATGCTCGAGAAGGACCCGGAGAAGCGCCCGCGGTCGGCGGCGGCGCTCGCGCTGCGCCTCGACGAGCTCGGGCGCCTCGCGGAGCTCGACCCGTTGGGGCACCTCACCGAGCGCGTCGCACGGCACGGGGTCTCGGGCAGTGCCGCGCCGTCGGGCGCGTCGAGCGGGTCGGCAACGTCGACGGTCTCGCCCTCGTCGGCGTCGTCGGGCGTGCCCGCGTCCGCCCCGCCCGTGTCCGCGCCGGTGCCGGGCGGCGTCATGCCGCCGTCGTTCGCGCCGCGCACGCGTCGCGAGCTGCACGCGCGTCCGTCGGGTCCGGCCCCGGTCGTGCCCGACGTCGCCGACGGCACCGCGGCACGGGCAGCGGCGCCCCTCGTCGTGCCGGCGTCGGCAGCGACGCGCGCGATGCTCCACCGTCGGCCTGAGGCTCCTGCGCCGCGGACCGCGATCGAGCTTCCGGACGCAGGGGGCGCGAGCAGCCGCGCCCTGGCGGGCGCGGTGCCCTCGACCCACGCCGCGGACCGTCAGGGTGGCGCCGCCCCGTCCGTGGCGGCCCGGCCCGTCCCGGCGCTGCCGTCCCCACCCGTCTCCCCCGAGCGTCCGGCCCGCCCGGTCCCTCCGGTGCCGCTGCCCGAGACATCCGTCACCCTCGGCTGGGAGCCGGGCGGCACGTCGGGCGTGCCGCGACCACTCGGCGGTGCGCGGTGGACGCCGACGGGCTCGACGTCGCCCTCGGTCCGCCGCTCGACGTCGGCGCGGCCGGTTCCGGCGCCGCCTGCCGCGTCGCGCCGCACGACCGGGCTGCGGCTCGGCAGCCTCTCCTGGCCGCTCGTGGGGCTCGTCGTCCTCGTCGTCATCATCGTCGTGGCGTCGATCCTCTCGGGTGCCGCGGGTCCTGCGGCCGCCGCACTTCTCGTCGTGGCGGGCCCGCTCAGCGGTCCCGCGGGCACGAGCCTCCGAACTGATGACAAGATTGCTGTGGCCGCGCGAGCGGCCCGGGGCCGCAGGGCGGTCCCCCCGACGAAAAAGGACGACTAG
- the pknB gene encoding Stk1 family PASTA domain-containing Ser/Thr kinase yields the protein MDHEAPRILAGRYEVGELIGRGGMAEVHIGHDARLGRTVAIKILRSDLARDPSFQARFRREAQSAAALNHPAIVAVYDTGEETYSEPSGNVRHVPFIVMEYVEGHTVRDILRTGHAVPIDEAVEIASGVLSALEYSHQAGIVHRDIKPANVMLTPTGAVKVMDFGIARAVADSAATMTQTQAVIGTAQYLSPEQARGESVDARSDLYSAGCLLFELLTGRPPFQGDSPVAVAYQHVQEAPPRPSSLANDIPETLDRVVLKSLAKSRVDRYGSAAEFRADLEAAAHGGHVEAAGIAAVAAAAAATPSVDDSATQVFGTAATQALPQPVQPIPATAGWAPTGAGTSPFPAVATPAPTPPQGIAQHEPDGRRRTLIWSLVAVAIVAIVAIVLILLLNQNNKEPETKNVTVPTIVGKSRTEVSAELAALNLKLVPELEDSTEPKDTALRSDPDEGASVPEGSSVTVWFSPGPSATNVPDLTGLDQTRAAQALKDAGLEVDTTRTEPSGTVELDRVTRTEPAADATAKKGDKIVLFISNGNTDVPDFTGEKRKAVEDFFAANPRVSASYDFEESADAKPGTVLRQVPANGQVKHSTVIEIIIAREPAPEVVVVPTNLVGMSQADAEAALRALNLVPKVLTEPSDKQLAGTVFDVPTAGTPVNEGDEVVIYVSTGPGPQAPPTVDPTTEPPADGEGDGDGGGDQG from the coding sequence GTGGATCACGAGGCACCCCGCATCCTTGCCGGACGCTACGAGGTCGGCGAGCTCATCGGCCGCGGTGGCATGGCCGAGGTGCACATCGGGCACGACGCCCGCCTGGGCCGCACGGTCGCAATCAAGATCCTGCGCTCCGATCTTGCCCGCGACCCGTCGTTCCAGGCCCGGTTCCGTCGTGAGGCGCAGTCTGCCGCGGCTCTCAACCACCCGGCGATCGTCGCGGTCTACGACACGGGCGAGGAGACGTACTCGGAGCCGTCCGGCAACGTGCGGCACGTCCCGTTCATCGTCATGGAGTACGTCGAGGGCCACACGGTCCGCGACATCCTGCGCACCGGGCACGCCGTGCCGATCGACGAGGCCGTGGAGATCGCCTCGGGCGTGCTCTCCGCGCTCGAGTACAGCCACCAGGCCGGGATCGTCCACCGCGACATCAAGCCCGCCAACGTCATGCTCACGCCGACGGGCGCGGTCAAGGTCATGGACTTCGGCATCGCGCGCGCAGTCGCGGACTCCGCGGCGACCATGACACAGACCCAGGCGGTCATCGGCACCGCGCAGTACCTCTCGCCCGAGCAGGCGCGCGGTGAGTCTGTCGATGCCCGCTCGGACCTCTACTCGGCGGGCTGCCTGCTCTTCGAGCTGCTCACGGGCCGTCCTCCGTTCCAGGGCGACTCCCCCGTCGCGGTCGCCTACCAGCACGTCCAGGAGGCCCCTCCGCGCCCGTCGAGCCTTGCGAACGACATCCCGGAGACGCTCGACCGCGTCGTCCTGAAGTCGCTCGCGAAGTCGCGCGTGGACCGCTACGGCTCGGCCGCAGAGTTCCGCGCGGACCTCGAGGCCGCAGCGCACGGTGGTCACGTCGAGGCTGCGGGCATCGCGGCTGTCGCTGCGGCCGCTGCGGCGACGCCCTCGGTCGACGACTCCGCGACGCAGGTGTTCGGCACGGCCGCCACGCAGGCGCTGCCTCAGCCCGTCCAGCCGATTCCGGCGACGGCGGGCTGGGCCCCGACGGGTGCAGGCACGTCGCCGTTCCCCGCGGTGGCCACGCCCGCACCGACGCCCCCGCAGGGTATCGCCCAGCACGAGCCCGACGGCCGTCGTCGGACGCTCATCTGGTCTCTCGTCGCCGTCGCGATCGTCGCGATCGTCGCGATCGTGCTCATCCTCCTCCTCAACCAGAACAACAAGGAGCCCGAGACCAAGAACGTGACGGTGCCGACGATCGTCGGCAAGTCGCGGACGGAGGTGAGCGCCGAGCTCGCCGCGCTCAACCTCAAGCTCGTCCCGGAGCTCGAGGACTCGACAGAGCCGAAGGACACCGCGCTGCGCTCGGACCCCGACGAGGGCGCCTCCGTCCCCGAGGGTTCCTCGGTGACTGTGTGGTTCTCCCCCGGGCCGAGCGCCACGAACGTCCCCGACCTCACGGGCCTCGACCAGACGCGGGCCGCGCAGGCTCTCAAGGACGCGGGCCTCGAGGTCGACACGACGCGCACCGAGCCGAGCGGCACGGTCGAGCTCGACCGCGTGACGCGGACGGAGCCCGCGGCCGACGCCACCGCGAAGAAGGGTGACAAGATCGTCCTCTTCATCTCGAACGGCAACACGGACGTCCCCGACTTCACCGGGGAGAAGCGCAAGGCTGTCGAGGACTTCTTCGCCGCGAACCCGCGCGTGAGCGCCTCTTACGACTTCGAGGAGTCGGCCGACGCGAAGCCCGGCACGGTGCTGCGTCAGGTGCCGGCCAACGGCCAGGTCAAGCACAGCACGGTCATCGAGATCATCATCGCGCGCGAGCCTGCCCCAGAGGTCGTCGTCGTCCCGACGAACCTCGTCGGCATGTCGCAGGCGGACGCCGAGGCTGCGCTGCGGGCACTCAACCTCGTGCCGAAGGTCCTCACCGAGCCGTCCGACAAGCAGCTTGCCGGCACGGTGTTCGACGTCCCGACGGCGGGCACGCCCGTCAACGAGGGCGACGAGGTCGTCATCTACGTGTCGACCGGCCCAGGGCCGCAGGCTCCGCCGACCGTCGACCCGACGACCGAGCCGCCTGCTGACGGCGAGGGCGACGGCGACGGCGGCGGCGACCAGGGCTGA
- a CDS encoding rhomboid family intramembrane serine protease, whose amino-acid sequence MSDNVPTGGAAAPVCPRHPDRVSYVSCQRCGRPACTECQRPAAVGVHCVDCVAEQARNAPAARSALGARLGDGRPVVTLTLIALCVVSYVLQWAVGDAWTSLLEMAPVLGASEPWRLLTAAFLHANNPAHIVLNMVALWSVGPVLEQMLGRGRFLSLYLLSAFGGSAAVVWLADPLTMEWITPVRGASGAVFGLFGAFVVILRRFSRDASQIYAVLGLNLVIGFVVPGISWQAHVGGFVVGAAVGAAFAYAPRERRHLWAFVVPVVGIIVLVAAVSVRFATVPTWTPVGGGLFIPPDGFTDASVSHVLDEEPVDNLALTPFSTVLHSVTHSCGTTDV is encoded by the coding sequence ATGAGCGACAACGTCCCGACGGGGGGTGCGGCGGCTCCCGTCTGTCCGCGGCACCCTGACCGTGTCTCCTACGTCAGCTGCCAGCGCTGCGGCCGCCCCGCGTGCACCGAGTGCCAGCGGCCCGCCGCCGTCGGCGTCCACTGCGTCGACTGCGTCGCCGAGCAGGCCCGCAACGCGCCGGCCGCGCGTTCCGCCCTCGGGGCGCGCCTGGGCGACGGCCGACCCGTCGTCACGCTGACACTCATCGCGCTGTGCGTCGTCAGCTACGTGCTGCAGTGGGCAGTGGGCGACGCGTGGACGTCACTCCTCGAGATGGCACCCGTGCTGGGTGCGAGCGAGCCGTGGCGGCTCCTCACGGCGGCGTTCCTCCACGCGAACAACCCCGCTCACATCGTCCTCAACATGGTCGCCCTCTGGTCGGTCGGCCCGGTGCTCGAGCAGATGCTCGGGCGTGGGCGCTTCCTCTCGCTCTACCTTCTCTCGGCGTTCGGCGGCTCGGCGGCCGTCGTGTGGCTCGCGGACCCGCTGACGATGGAGTGGATCACGCCCGTGCGGGGCGCGTCGGGCGCCGTGTTCGGTCTCTTCGGGGCGTTCGTCGTCATCCTGCGCCGTTTCTCCCGCGACGCCTCGCAGATCTATGCGGTCCTCGGCCTCAACCTCGTCATCGGCTTCGTCGTGCCAGGGATCTCGTGGCAGGCGCACGTCGGCGGGTTCGTCGTCGGGGCGGCCGTGGGCGCGGCGTTCGCGTACGCGCCGCGCGAGAGGCGCCACCTGTGGGCGTTCGTCGTGCCCGTCGTGGGGATCATCGTGCTCGTCGCGGCGGTCTCCGTGCGCTTCGCGACCGTGCCGACGTGGACGCCCGTGGGCGGTGGTCTCTTCATTCCGCCCGACGGGTTCACGGACGCGTCGGTGTCACACGTCCTGGACGAGGAGCCTGTGGACAACCTCGCGCTCACGCCGTTCTCCACAGTTCTCCACAGCGTTACTCACAGCTGTGGAACTACAGACGTGTAG
- a CDS encoding penicillin-binding protein 2, which translates to MNAAIRRVSTVAIVLLLALMVAATNIQVREAPALNADGRNVRSIYREFGVSRGPIIVDGKAVVSSVPSDDAFGYQRTYTDGRLFSHVTGYFSIVFGRDGIERAENEVLNGTADSFFLRRMQDLITGHQQRGGSVELTLSRTLQEVATKALGSQRGAVVALDVETGAILAMVSTPTYDPAVLAKHSSSKVNEAYQELLADDTHPLRNRATSTIYPPGSTFKILTAAAALESGQFTADTVIPAPDTFKLPQSSSVLQNFGGSRCSPSGEQSLADALRISCNTAFAQLGLDVGQDQLRRTAEAFGFNERSSVPIPVSASNFPSELSAPELALSSIGQMDIAATPLQMASVAQAVANGGDRLEPYLVERVRDANLDIVSSTDPTSAGRAVSASTARALTEMMVGVVDSGSGTAARIPGVKVAGKTGTAQTTKEAAPHAWFIGFAPVDAPKIAVAVVVENGGSMGSEATGGAVAAPIARKVLEAGLR; encoded by the coding sequence GTGAACGCCGCGATCCGCCGCGTCTCGACCGTCGCGATCGTCCTCCTGCTCGCGCTCATGGTCGCGGCGACGAACATCCAGGTGCGCGAGGCTCCGGCGCTCAACGCCGACGGCCGCAACGTGCGCTCGATCTACCGCGAGTTCGGTGTCTCGCGCGGCCCGATCATCGTCGACGGCAAGGCGGTCGTCTCGTCGGTGCCGTCGGACGACGCGTTCGGCTACCAGCGGACCTACACGGACGGGCGGCTGTTCTCCCACGTCACGGGCTACTTCTCGATCGTCTTCGGGCGGGACGGGATCGAGCGTGCGGAGAACGAGGTGCTCAACGGCACCGCCGACTCCTTCTTCCTGCGCCGCATGCAGGACCTCATCACGGGTCACCAGCAGCGCGGCGGGTCGGTCGAGCTCACGTTGTCGCGCACCCTCCAGGAGGTTGCGACGAAGGCGCTCGGCTCGCAGCGCGGGGCTGTCGTCGCGCTCGACGTCGAGACGGGGGCGATCCTCGCGATGGTCTCGACGCCGACGTACGACCCGGCGGTGCTCGCGAAGCACAGCTCGTCGAAGGTCAACGAGGCGTACCAGGAGCTCCTCGCCGACGACACGCACCCGCTGCGCAACCGCGCGACGTCGACGATCTACCCCCCGGGTTCGACGTTCAAGATCCTCACGGCGGCAGCAGCACTCGAGTCGGGGCAGTTCACGGCGGACACCGTCATCCCCGCGCCGGACACGTTCAAGCTGCCGCAGTCGTCGTCGGTCCTGCAGAACTTCGGCGGTTCGCGCTGCTCGCCCAGCGGCGAGCAGTCGCTCGCCGACGCCCTGCGGATCTCCTGCAACACCGCGTTCGCGCAGCTCGGCCTCGACGTGGGCCAGGACCAGCTCCGCCGGACCGCAGAGGCCTTCGGCTTCAACGAACGCTCGTCGGTGCCGATCCCGGTCTCGGCGTCGAACTTCCCCAGCGAGCTCTCTGCGCCGGAGCTGGCGCTCAGCTCGATCGGCCAGATGGACATCGCGGCGACGCCGTTGCAGATGGCGTCGGTCGCCCAGGCTGTCGCGAACGGCGGCGACCGTCTCGAGCCCTACCTCGTCGAGCGCGTGCGGGACGCGAACCTCGACATCGTCTCGAGCACGGACCCGACGAGCGCGGGGCGTGCCGTGTCGGCGTCGACGGCGCGCGCCCTCACGGAGATGATGGTCGGCGTCGTCGACTCGGGCTCGGGCACCGCCGCTCGCATCCCGGGCGTCAAGGTCGCGGGCAAGACGGGCACAGCACAGACGACCAAGGAGGCCGCGCCGCACGCGTGGTTCATCGGCTTCGCGCCCGTGGACGCGCCGAAGATCGCGGTGGCGGTCGTCGTGGAGAACGGCGGCTCGATGGGCTCCGAGGCGACGGGCGGTGCCGTCGCGGCGCCGATCGCGCGCAAGGTGCTCGAGGCGGGGCTGCGATGA
- a CDS encoding cell division protein CrgA: MSDPKSSETEPSAAAAVKKPVVPPAAKKKAASLDKDLKRAAREKAREAGVNPRWLVPTMLSLMILGLVYVVVAYLSNMQWPIPFQEAFNVNGHWNLVVGFALVIAGFGLTTRWR; this comes from the coding sequence GTGTCCGATCCGAAGTCGTCCGAGACCGAGCCGTCCGCGGCTGCTGCCGTGAAGAAGCCCGTCGTGCCGCCCGCAGCGAAGAAGAAGGCGGCGTCGCTCGACAAGGACCTCAAGCGCGCGGCGCGTGAGAAGGCGCGTGAGGCGGGGGTGAACCCTCGTTGGCTCGTCCCGACGATGCTCAGTCTCATGATCCTCGGGCTCGTGTACGTCGTCGTCGCGTACCTCTCGAACATGCAGTGGCCGATCCCGTTCCAGGAGGCGTTCAACGTCAACGGCCACTGGAACCTCGTGGTCGGTTTCGCACTGGTCATCGCGGGCTTCGGTCTGACGACGCGCTGGCGCTGA